A genome region from Sardina pilchardus chromosome 22, fSarPil1.1, whole genome shotgun sequence includes the following:
- the tecpr1a gene encoding tectonin beta-propeller repeat-containing protein 1, with protein MPSSLLWAVDVYGRVYSLSTAGQQWEQCRDAHLEFKRATAVRQCCWGIACDHNIYLNVHASDLPIRYQEETYENQRWNPVDGFSDRLLPSDRWQWSDITGLQHQPLDGFQLPSENWEWEADWYADENIGGEPTDKGGWTYAIDFPATYTKDKKWNSCVRRRRWLRYRRYKARDTWAKIPSEEAGPLPDPFNDISCGGWEVNEEPAGRLSLWAVSLQGKVWFRDGIQHDNPEGSAWEEVIIPGEVVQISCGPADLVWAVLWEGQLLVREGIGRDCPKGSSWVVVDSPSPEVGAIHVAVGVNVVWAITKDHKVWFRRGVNSHNPCGSGWIGMVGEMVMINVGLNDQVWGISCEDRAVYFRQGVTSSELSGKTWKAVSVPRDTDRSHSSASTGSMHSAGCFFGGEVRLQSQGSVLSDVDSDTERAPAGGTLSDPGAPAAAAGAAAAGAAAAATPAILSTSDVDADVPKPRIPKVTSDSFISELVSDREGQVGRRDGPPTTGPSIPEEEVSLASAEAGDAEVKPPPALVLSPSQASGLQGPQWSNVDLEEAQTHLAVGPPPEAADTCSLSSVATYHLGLEELYGPDEHPLWAWVSGGGCDVDSHSQLHWFNNATAMNSSVQSMSLSITPAQSAAWRKQIFEQLSERSKREMENFRHYEQAIEQSVWVKKGSMQWWRDWKPHKWTDVRFALEQFSGAEGNKDGILFIYYTFNDEKKYLHAFVNEVTILVPVLNDAKHTFAIYTAERTKQRWPIRLAAPTELEMHDWLALLSVSCCDSRGIHGPPSKQAIWSVTCKGDIFVSEPTPELEASPYPMPCDQMFWRQVGGHLRIIECNSLGVVWGIGYDHTAWVYTGGYGGGFFQGLASSTDNIHTQTDVKSVYIYENQRWNPVTGYTNKGLPTDRYMWSDASGLHECTKANTKPPSPHWTWVSEWATDYSVSGGTDREGWQYAADFPASYHGHKTLKDFVRRRRWARKCKLATTGPWLEVPPIPLSDITILPCGPQSSLEQVPLWAISNKGDVLCRLGVTTQSPAGSSWLHVGTDQPFKSISIGGVHQVWAIARDGSTFYRGSVSAQNPAGDCWYHIPPPAKQKLKQVSVGRTSVYAVDENGNLWYRHGLTPSYPQGSTWEHISNNVRKVSVGPLDQVWIIADKVQGSHSLSCGTVCRRLGVQPMEPKGQSWDYGIGGGWDHVTVRANCTEAQRISLPAPHNGLVQPTPPRSPLPTRHQEDEVNGDAVGC; from the exons ATGCCTAGCTCCCTCCTGTGGGCCGTGGACGTTTACGGCCGCGTGTACAGCCTGTCCACAGCGGGTCAGCAGTGGGAACAGTGCCGCGACGCGCACCTGGAGTTCAAGCGCGCCACAGCCGTGCGTCAGTGCTGCTGGGGTATCGCCTGCGACCACAACATCTACCTGAACGTCCACGCCAGCGACCTGCCCATCCGCTATCAGGAGGAGACCTATGAGAACCAG AGGTGGAACCCTGTGGATGGATTCTCCGATCGTCTGTTGCCAAGCGACCGCTGGCAGTGGAGTGATATCACCGGGCTCCAGCACCAGCCTCTGGATGGTTTCCAGCTGCCCTCGGAAAACTGGGAGTGGGAAGCCGACTGGTATGCGGACGAGAACATTGGTGGAGAGCCCACTGACAAAGGG ggCTGGACGTACGCCATAGACTTCCCCGCCACCTACACCAAAGACAAGAAGTGGAACTCGTGCGTCCGGCGCCGCCGATGGCTCCGCTACAGGAGATACAAAGCCAGGGACACCTGGGCCAAG ATTCCGTCCGAGGAGGCTGGCCCGCTGCCTGACCCGTTTAACGACATCAGCTGCGGTGGCTGGGAGGTCAACGAGGAGCCAGCcggccgtctctctctctgggccgtCTCTCTGCAGGGCAAG GTATGGTTTCGGGATGGAATCCAGCACGACAATCCAGAAGGTTCCGCGTGGGAGGAGGTGATCATTCCGGGAGAGGTGGTTCAGATCAGCTGCGGGCCGGCAGACTTGGTGTGGGCCGTGCTGTGGGAGGGACAGCTGCTGGTCAGAGAAGGCATCGGCCGCGACTGCCCCAAAG GGAGCTCTTGGGTGGTGGTGGATTCCCCCAGCCCTGAGGTTGGAGCCATACATGTAGCCGTGGGGGTGAACGTGGTGTGGGCCATCACAAAGGATCACAAA GTGTGGTTCAGGAGGGGCGTCAACTCCCATAATCCCTGCGGCTCGGGCTGGATTGGCATGGTGGGGGAGATGGTGATGATTAACGTGGGCCTCAATGACCAG gtGTGGGGCATCAGTTGTGAGGACCGGGCGGTGTACTTCCGTCAGGGCGTGACGAGCAGCGAGCTGAGCGGGAAGACGTGGAAGGCCGTGTCCGTCCCGCGCGACACTGACCGCTCCCACTCCAGCGCCAGCACGGGCAGCATGCACAG TGCCGGCTGTTTCTTTGGGGGAGAGGTGCGGCTCCAGTCCCAGGGGTCAGTCCTGAGCGACGTGGACTCAGACACGGAGCGAGCCCCAGCGGGAGGAACCCTCTCGGACCCAGGAGctcccgctgccgccgccggtgctgctgccgccggtgctgctgctgccgccactcCCGCCATTTTGTCCACCAGCGACGTGGACGCGGACGTCCCCAAGCCCCGCATTCCCAAAGTGACCAGCGATAGCTTCATCTCGGAGCTGGTGTCGGACCGCGAGGGCCAGGTGGGTCGGCGCGACGGGCCCCCCACCACCGGCCCGTCCAtcccagaggaggaggtgtcGCTGGCGTCCGCCGAGGCGGGGGACGCGGAGGTCAAGCCCCCCCCGGCCCTGGTGCTCTCCCCCAGCCAGGCCAGCGGCCTGCAGGGCCCCCAGTGGAGCAACGTGGACCTGGAGGAGGCCCAGACGCACCTGGCCGTGGGGCCGCCGCCGGAGGCCGCCGACACCTGCAGCCTGTCGTCCGTGGCCACCTACCACCTGGGCCTGGAGGAGCTGTACGGGCCCGACGAGCACCCGCTCTGGGCCTGGGTCAGCGGGGGAGGCTGCGACGTGGACTCACACTCCCAGCTGCACTGGTTCAACAACGCCACAG CTATGAACTCGTCTGTCCAGTCCATGTCCTTGTCCATCACGCCTGCGCAGTCGGCTGCGTGGCGCAAGCAGATCTTTGAGCAGCTCAGCGAGAGGTccaagagggagatggagaactTCAGGCACTACGAGCAGGCCATCGAACAG tcgGTGTGGGTGAAGAAGGGCTCCATGCAGTGGTGGAGAGACTGGAAGCCTCACAAGTGGACGGACGTGCGTTTCGCTCTGGAGCAGTTCTCTGGTGCCGAGGGCAACAAAGATGGCATCCTCTTCATATACTACACCTTCAACGACGAGAAGAAG TATCTGCATGCGTTTGTCAACGAGGTGACCATCCTGGTGCCCGTGCTCAACGACGCCAAGCACACCTTTGCCATCTACACGGCGGAGAGGACCAAGCAGAGGTGGCCCATCCGCCTGGCCGCGCCCACAGAGCTGGAGATGCACGACTGG CTGGCCCTCCTCAGTGTGTCCTGCTGCGACTCCCGAGGGATCCACGGTCCGCCCTCCAAGCAGGCCATCTGGTCCGTCACCTGCAAGGGGGACATCTTCGTCAGCGAGCCCACGCCAGAGCTGGAGGCCTCTCCCTATCCCATGCCCTGTGATCAGAT GTTCTGGCGTCAGGTGGGGGGTCACCTGCGCATCATCGAGTGCAACAGTCTGGGTGTAGTCTGGGGCATCGGCTACGACCACACCGCCTGGGTCTACACAGGAGGCTACGGAGGGGGATTCTTCCAGG GGCTTGCCAGCAGCaccgacaacatccacacacagacggacgTCAAGAGCGTCTACATCTACGAGAACCAGCGATGGAACCCCGTCACCGGATACACTAACAA GGGTCTCCCTACTGACCGGTACATGTGGAGTGATGCGTCAGGCCTGCACGAGTGCACCAAGGCCAACAccaagcccccctccccccactggACCTGG GTGAGTGAGTGGGCTACTGACTACAGTGTCTcaggagggacagacagagagggctgGCAGTATGCGGCGGATTTCCCAGC GTCATACCATGGACACAAAACCTTGAAGGACTTTGTGCGCCGGAGGCGCTGGGCCAG gaagtgtaaACTGGCAACCACTGGGCCCTGGCTGGAAGTCCCGCCCATCCCCCTGAGTGACATCACCATCCTCCCGTGCGGGCCCCAGAGCTCCCTGGAGCAGGTGCCCCTGTGGGCCATCAGCAACAAGGGGGACGTGCTGTGCCGCCTGGGGGTCACCACCCAAAGCCCAGCT GGCTCGTCCTGGCTGCACGTGGGCACGGACCAGCCCTTCAAGTCCATCTCCATCGGAGGCGTCCACCAGGTGTGGGCCATCGCCCGCGACGGCTCCACCTTCTACCGGGGCTCCGTGTCCGCGCAGAACCCTGCAG GTGACTGCTGGTACCACATCCCTCCGCCGGCCAAGCAGAAGCTCAAGCAGGTGTCTGTCGGCAGGACGTCGGTTTACGCTGTTGATGAGAACG GTAATCTCTGGTACAGACACGGCCTGACCCCCAGCTACCCTCAAGGCTCCACATGGGAGCACATCTCCAACAACGTGCGCAAAGTCTCCGTGGGACCACTGGACCAG gtgtGGATCATCGCAGATAAGGTGCAGGGCAGCCACAGCCTGAGCTGTGGGACGGTGTGCCGACGGCTGGGCGTGCAGCCCATGGAGCCCAAAGGCCAGTCGTGGGACTACGGCATCGGG
- the baiap2l1a gene encoding brain-specific angiogenesis inhibitor 1-associated protein 2-like protein 1a produces the protein MSRDPEDVNKLTESTYKNVVENFNPALRNLVNLGKSYEKSVTAMNMAGKAYFDAVAKIGENAAVSPVSRELGVVLMEISETQRKVQQELEETMKKFHRDIIAELEKKTDLDVKYMTATFKRYQSEHKIKQDSLDRSQSDLKKLRRKSQGKHSSKYEVKENECVRSISTRQVDMQKFIAEGCREALLEEKRRFCFLVDKHCTFTNEMSSFHDRAKEMLTDKLPTWQDKCSDATKVPDTVMTMIEGLQTPVSMTPDASPLMERLARNNSKDSVGPPPAPALKAQISPLANMFTQDIPRSPISVDLNSECTDQDSLGSSGLSRSASVSSDMNVRKPRVLTIFPHTSGNNDTLLSFDDGDLITLLIQEEKDGWLYGELEKTGQRGWFPSSYCRPYSESALTNRMDSHGYGGEEETPVLLPPADYTDQGSPSKTSSPSPDSMGVPNGIPKPPFLGGGNPFATVKLRPTVTNDRSAPHV, from the exons ATGTCGAGAGACCCAGAGGACGTGAATAAGCTTACTGAAAGTACATACAAG AATGTTGTGGAAAACTTCAACCCAGCACTGCGGAACCTGGTCAACTTGGGAAAGAGCTATGAGAAGTCTGTGACAG CCATGAACATGGCTGGGAAGGCGTACTTTGACGCCGTGGCCAAGATCGGAGAGAACGCCGCCGTCTCGCCCGTCTCCAGAGAGCTGG GTGTTGTTTTGATGGAGATTTCCGAGACACAAAGGAAGGTCCAGCAGGAGTTGGAGGAGACG atgAAGAAGTTCCACAGAGATATCATAGCGGAGCTGGAGAAGAAGACCGATCTGGATGTCAAGTACATGACG GCCACCTTCAAAAGATACCAGTCGGAGCACAAGATCAAGCAGGACTCCCTGGACCGCTCGCAGTCGGACCTGAAGAAGCTCCGCAGGAAAAGCCAGGGGAAGCATTCCTCTAAGTACGAGGTCAAGGAGAACGAG TGCGTCCGATCCATCTCCACGCGCCAGGTGGACATGCAGAAGTTCATCGCCGAGGGCTGCCGAGAGGCgctgctggaggagaagaggcgcTTCTGCTTCCTGGTGGACAAGCACTGCACCTTCACCAACGAGATGTCCAGCTTCCACGACAGG GCCAAAGAGATGTTGACAGACAAGCTGCCCACCTGGCAAGACAAGTGCAGCGACGCCACCAAGGTGCCGGACACCGTGATGACCATGATCGAGGGCCTGCAGACCCCAGTGTCCATGACCCCAGACGCCTCCCCCCTCATGGAGCGCTTAGCGAGG aacAATTCGAAGGACTCGGTGGGGCCTCCACCTGCGCCTGCCCTGAAGGCCCAGATCAGTCCGCTGGCCAACATGTTCACCCAGGACATTCCCAGAAGCCCCATCTCCGTTGACCTCAACTCAG AATGTACAGACCAGGACAGTCTCGGCAGCAGTGGCCTGTCGCGGTCGGCCTCGGTGTCCAGCGACATGAACGTCCGCAAGCCGCGCGTGCTGACCATCTTCCCCCACACGTCCGGCAACAACGACACGCTGCTCAGCTTCGACGACGGCGACCTCATCACCCTGCTCATCCAGGAGGAGAAGGACGGCTGGCTGTACGGGGAGCTGGAGAAGACCGGACA ACGAGGATGGTTTCCGTCATCTTACTGCCGGCCCTACAGTGAGTCGGCGTTGACAAACAG gATGGACTCCCATGGgtatggaggggaggaggagacccCCGTGCTCCTGCCGCCGGCCGACTACACTGACCAGGGCAGCCCCAGCAAGACCTCCAGTCCCTCTCCAGACAGCATG GGTGTACCGAATGGAATCCCCAAGCCTCCTTTCCTGGG TGGAGGGAACCCCTTTGCTACCGTCAAACTACGACCCACAGTCACCAACGACAGATCAGCTCCCCACGTCTAG